Part of the Chiloscyllium punctatum isolate Juve2018m unplaced genomic scaffold, sChiPun1.3 scaffold_837, whole genome shotgun sequence genome is shown below.
acgcacacgcccgcccctctccccacacgcacacgcccgcccctctccccacacgcacacgcccgcccctctccccacacgcacacgcccgcccctctccccacacgcacacgcccgcccctctccccacacgcacacgcccgcccctctccccacacgcacacgcccgcccctctccccacacgcacacgcccgcccctctccccacacgcacacgtccgcccctctccccacacgcacacgtccgcccctctccccacacgcacacgcacgcccctctccccacacgcacacgcacgcccctctccccacacgcacacgcacgcccctctccccacacgcacacgcacgcccctctccccacacgcacacgcacgcccctctccccacacgcacacgcacgcccctctccccacacgcacacgcacgcccctctccccacacgcacacgcacgcccctctccccacacgcacacgcacgcccctctccccacacacgcacacccacacacacgcccctctccccacacacgcacacccacacacacgcccctctccccacacacacgcccctctccccacacacacgcccctctccccacacacacgcccctctccccacacacacacgcccctctccccacacacacacgcccctctccccacacacacgcccctctccccacacacacgcccctctccccacacacacgcccctctccccacacacacgcccctctccccacacacacgcccctctccccacacacacgcccctctccccacacacacgcccctctccccacacacacgcccctctccccacacacacgcccctctccccacacacacgcccctctccccacacacacgcccctctccccacacacacgcccctctccccacacacacgcccctctccccacacacacgcccctctccccacacacacgcccctctccccacacacacgcccctctccccacacacacgcccctctccccacacacacgcccctctccccacacacacgcccctttccaccacacacacgcccctttccaccacacacacgcccctccccccacacacacacacgcccctctccccacacacacacacacccctctccccacacatacacacgcccctctccccacacatacacacgcccctctccccacacacacacgcccctctccccacacacacgcccctctccccacacacacgcccctctccccacacacacacacacagacaaagaaagCTGCCCCTCCCCCCACAAAGCAGAATTATAAGATGTCGTTTATTTacaacttttttttaagaaaatagGATGCTTCGAATATAAACCCTTTTAAAAAACTCTGTGTGACATTTTTTCTTAAGAACCCAGACAGTCTCTTCCACTGGTGAGAAAAGCTCTTTTTGTTTTTGCAACTCTTCGATGCCTGATGAATGgtttttcctccctctctctctctgtctctgtctctctctcatgctgAATGAAATAGTCAGACCGGTCCGATCTCTGCCAAATGCTGCTGATCTCAGTCTGTGTGTTGCTGGAACCCACTTTCTCGCCCGCCCTCCCTGgctgtggaggtgagggggggggggatacaTACACAGCCGAGTGTGCAGCAGTTGCTCCCTGCTGGCTCAGTgtctgtctgggtgtgtgtctggatgGGTGCGAGAGTGTGTCCCGAATTCCGAGGGTCGAGATGTGGAAGCAGCAGCAGCCCCGTGTCTCCACCTCGCGCGCTCTCACTgtccgtgtgtctctctccctctcgctctgtctctctgtctggctgccacacactcagtcactgtcagaCCCAACTGCCGATGAACCTTTCCGTTTCCTCTTCGGTTTGGGTTTCGCATCCTCCTCTTCCTGCAGGGAGAGCACAGACAGTGAGCCAGGTTCGGGGGGGGGGTAAGATTAGGAAATCCCCGCGGGGGagtggtgggtggggtggggggggggggggattgcattttggtaaaaccaGCAGGGACAGGGCTTACTCAGTTaacggtagggccctggggagtggtGGTCAACAGACCGACTGGCTGACCCAGGGGCTGAGGAACAGGAAGTTGCATCGCAGGTcagcagagtggggaaggtggCATTGGACACGCTTCCCCCTCATCGCTCAGATGTGCCAGGGTTGGACTCAGAAggcacacagcaccagggtctgtCAGGTCAACAGGTTGATGTAACATCAGAGCACTGACCCTTCGTCACCCAACAGTTCGCCTGacaaagcagcagcagcagcagcagcactccGAACGCTTGTGACATCAAAGCACATGGACTCCTGTTGGGAGTCTACCCTGGGGATGTGGACCCTCCCATCTCCTTGTGTGGACCCCTGGAGCGCAGGAGTTGGGACCTTGTGTTGCACCGTCCAGGACGTTGGGGAGACCCCTTTTACAGTTGTGTGTACACAGTTCGGGTCAGGGGAGGGCGCAGAAAAGATTtcccaggaatgaagggctcGAGTTctcaggagagggagggtgagcgGTTTAGGAAATCACCAGGGGCACAAATAAAAGGTGAACAGCAAAGGACTTTTCCCCCGGGTGgggtgagtccaaaaccagagggtgtAATATTAAGGAGCGAGAAGATCGATCGAGAAGATAGAGAGATCGATCGAGAAGATAGAGAGATCGATCGAGAAGATAGAGAGATCGATCGagaagatagagagatagatagagaagaTAGagaagatagatagacagatagagaagatagatagacagatagagaagatagatagacagatagagaagatagatagacagatagagaagatagatagacagatagagaaGATAGACAGATAGAGAAGATAGACAGATAGAGAAGATAGACAGATAGAGAAGATAGACAGATAGAGAAGATAGACAGATAGAGAAGATAGACAGATAGAGAAGATAGACAGATAGAGAAGATAGACAGATAGAGAAGATAGACAGATAGAGAAGATAGACAGATAGAGAAGATAGACAGATAGAGAAGATAGACAGATAGAGAAGATAGACAGATAGAGAAGATAGACAGATAGAGAAGATAGATTTAAGGAGACACCAGAGGGGCAACGTTTCCTGCACAGAGGGTGGACCTGATTGGGAATgcgttgccagaggaagtgatcgaTTCAGGAACCCGTTACAGCATTTATACAGGAGACTCGGAAAGGTTTCTATGGTTGAATGGCAGTAATTTCCTTTGGGAAACTGGGCGGAAGGCTGTGTTTCCCGTGACCGTGTGACCTACCGTCCCACTGCTAGACGAGGAGTCCTCATCGTTGCCCACAGGTTGGGAGGCGTTTTTCCGGTTCCTGGGGCTGGAGGCTGCTGTCTTGCGCCGGCTCCGAGATGGTTTGGAGGAATCTTCGTAATCGTCAGCCAGCGCAAAGAGGTCACTGAACCTGTCggaatggggggggtgggggggggaaagaggtgggaGTGGAGGAGAGGTGACTGCACTGCCACAGGGCCCCCACTCTGTGTCTGAAACACTCCGGCTGGCAATCCTGACTCCCCCGCTTGGTACCCACCCCCAAAACCTATCCAACCATCGACCAGGCACGAgtcaggggggagggagggaatacCCTTCCACTTGCCCCGGATGGGGACAACTACAGCAACACTCAAGTAGCTCAATACCATCCAGGGACAAGTTAGCCCCTGCTTGACTGACACCACCACCCCCCGacggtgctcagtagcagcagtggggACGATCTATAACAGAGTGCTCATCAGACAGCACCTCCCAAGTGTGTGAGCACTCCCATCGTGAAGGACAGGCCAGCAGGAGACCAGCAGCCCCTCTGAGCACCGCACCACCCAGAGATGGAAACTTATCGCCGTCCCTTCACGGTCGCTGGGTCAgaactctgggattccctccctcagggcactGTGGGTCAACCTGCAGCGGTTCAGTAAGGCAGGTCAAGGGTTGGTCAGGACGGACCAGCCCCCTCACTCTGCCAGTGAACAAAGAGAAACCCCACAGCCACCAAACCCCACTCCCCCACGCCCAGGAATGGGCTAGCAGACCCGAGGGGCTGAAGAGCCTGGCCGgggagcagagacgctgctgTGCTGCATGTCGTTCCTCCCCCGGCAGCCACCGAAGCTCCCAGTTACTCGGCAACGTCTCAAACTGCACCACcgctccctcctcccccccccccccaacccccgccaTCTCCTCTACTCAGGGGGTGGGGCCAGAGTGCACCCCTCCCACAAACCCCAGGGA
Proteins encoded:
- the LOC140474108 gene encoding integrator complex subunit 3-like, which translates into the protein MKFSDLFALADDYEDSSKPSRSRRKTAASSPRNRKNASQPVGNDEDSSSSSGTEEEDAKPKPKRKRKGSSAVGSDSD